In Mycobacterium branderi, the DNA window GTTGTCGCCCTCGACGACGGGCCCGAAGCCCGCGCAGGGGTGTTCACGCCCGAAGAATGGGCCGAGCCGCAGCGGTTCTACAAGGCACTCGAACGTGTCGGCACCCCGCGCGACGAAATCCTCGACGCCACGCAGTAGGTGTCATCAAGCCTCGACACAAAGGTTGACCATGGATCTCAAAACCGCACTGTTCGCACTCGCCGATATCTTCATGATCTTCGCCGGGCTTACCTACGGCTGGAAGTTCATCCGCGACTACAAGAACTACCTGCTCGGCCTCGAATGGATCATCGTGGGGTCTTCGGGGACCAATTTCCTGGCTTGGGGGCTCTTCAGCGGCAAGGAAACCAGTCCGATGTACTACCTGGCTTTCTTCTTGGACGCGTTCTCCCGGTCGATCGGAATCACTGTGATTCTCGTCCTGGGTCTGATGATGGTGACTCACGGGTTCAAGCCGTCGCTGCCCTTCGACGTCGGCGTCTTCGCGCTCGCCATCGCCGGGGGACTGGTCATGTTGTTCTTCGCCCACGACCTCGGGCTGAAGGCGGCAATCTTCTATGTCGTGATGAACGCGCTCACCACCGTGTTCCTGCTCTATTTCGCGTGGCGGCTGTGGAGAATCGGTGAATACCGCACCGCGATAGCCGTAACGCTCGCCACGGCAGCAGCGGCCGCGATCGCAGGGATGTACGACTTCTATCACATACCGGGCGACGATCAACACCACACGATCTTCTACATCTTGGCCCTCACCACGTGGGCCACCCAGCTGACCGTGTACTACTTCGGTTATCGCGCGCTGCACGAGAGCAACCAACGAACCTCGGCTGAGGTGCGCAAGCGGGCCATCGCCGCACAGGATTTGCGCAAATAGCACGCGACCAGAAGGTGGAGTGACATGGCCGGACTGGACCTGACCGGGCGCACCGCAATCATCACCGGCGCCTCCCGCGGCATCGGTCTGGCTGCGGCGCAAGCGATTGCGGCAGCGGGCGGTAACGTCGTCTTGACGGCGCGTCGACAGGAGTCCGCGGACGCCGGGGCGGACGAGGTATACGGCAACGCGATCGGCGTCGCGGCGCACGCCGTCGACGAGCAAGCCGCCCAACGCTGCATCGACGTGACGCTGGAACGTTTCGGCAGTGTCGACATATTGGTCAACAACGCGGGCACCAACCCGTCCTACGGCCCGCTCATCGACCAGGACCATGCCCGCTTCGCCAAGACCTTCGACGTGAACCTGTGGGCGCCGATCCTGTGGACGTCGCTGGCAACACGCGCATGGATGAGCGAGCACGGCGGGGTGGTGGTCAATATGGCTTCCATCGGTGGAATGGGTTTCGAAGCGAACCTCGGGCTGTACAACGCGTCGAAGGCGGCGTTGATCCACCTGACCAAGCAGCTGGCACTTGAGTTGTCGCCCAAGGTGCGGGTCAACGCGGTCGCCCCGGGTGTGGCGCGCACGAAACTGGCTGAGGCGCTGTGGAAAGAGCAAGAGAGCCAGTTGAATTCGGCCACCGCGTTGGCGCGGATCGGTGAACCCGAAGACATCGGCTCGGCCGTCGCGTTTCTCGTCTCCGATGCGGCGAGCTGGGTGACGGGGGAGACGTTCGTGATCGACGGCGGGCAGCGCCTCGGCGACGCCGCCCTCTTCCGGGCAAGTGCGTCTGTCCATGCCTGAGACGCAAGAGGTTGTCGGCGTCGACGTCGATGCGGTGTCACACTGGCTCGCGACACTGGGCATCGACTTCGTGCCTCCACTGCATTTTCAGCGGATCGGCCTCGGGCAATCGAACCTGACGTATCGCGCCGCCGACGCCGCTGGCCGCGCCTGGGTGCTGCGCCGCCCGCCGTTAGGTGATCTGCTGGCATCGGCCCACGATGTAATGCGCGAAGCGAAAATCATTGCAGCGCTGACTAACACCGACGTACCAGTCCCTCGAATCCTTGGTGTGACAGCGGATTCGGAATTCTCCGACGTGCCGCTGGTACTGATGGAGTTCGTCGACGGCATGGTTGTTGACACGATGGATGTCGCCGAGGCATTGCCACAGCACAAGCGTCGCCAGATCGCCCTGTCCCTGCCGACCACCTTGGCGAAGATCCACGCGGTCGACCTCACTACGGTGGGACTCGCGGATTTGGCCAGCCACAAGTCGTACGCGCAGCGCCAGCTCAAGCGGTGGGCGGGGCAGTGGGACATGTCCAAGACCCGGGAGTTGCCCGAACTGGACGATCTGACCCGCCGGCTTGCCGTTGCGGTTCCCGAGCAGCGCGAAATCAGTCTGGTACATGGCGACTTTCATCTGCGCAACCTGGTCATCTCATGGGAGACCGGCGAGGTGGCCGCAGTGCTGGACTGGGAGCTGTCCACACTGGGCGATCCGCTGGCAGACATGGGCAGCCTGCTCACCTACTGGCCGCAGCCCGGTGAGACGACGGGCGGTGACTTTGCCCCGTCGACGCTGCAGGGGTTTCCCGATCGCGCGGAAATGGCAAGGCTGTACCTGGAAGAGACCGGTCGCGACGCAGCCGCCTTGCAGTACTGGCACGCGCTCGGATTGTGGAAGCTGGCGATCATCGCCGAGGGCGTCATGCGCCGAGCGATGGAGCAGCCGCAAAACAAGGCAGCCGCAGGAACTCCCACCACCGCATGGATCGATACGCTGGTGCACAAGGCTCACGAAATCGCTGATGCCGCAGGGATATAAGTTTCGGATGGATGTGCGGGACTTCACACCAATGCGTTCGCGGTAGCGCACCGCGCCATCGACTGTGCATCCACGGCGGGATTTTTGCTCCGAGCCCTCCCTCAGTGCACGCTCGAATCCGTGAGTGCGCAGTCGATTTGGCGCATCGCCGTCAGGACCGGGTTGAGCACAATGTCGTAGTGCATCTTGGCCGCGGCGAGAAGCACGCTCATATGGCCGAGAATGGGATCAGTCTTTGCGGCGGTTGAACTGGTCGGCGATCCGGTCGCTCACCCAGAGGGCGCGCAACGCCGGAGCGCCGAAGACAGGAGCGGGAAAAAACCGCGGCCGCGGTCGCCAGACGGCGCACAGGTTGTCGTGCAGCGGGTCGCCGGCGATCCGGTCGGCGAGCAGCGTGCCGAGGTAGGGCGTCTGGGCGA includes these proteins:
- a CDS encoding transporter encodes the protein MDLKTALFALADIFMIFAGLTYGWKFIRDYKNYLLGLEWIIVGSSGTNFLAWGLFSGKETSPMYYLAFFLDAFSRSIGITVILVLGLMMVTHGFKPSLPFDVGVFALAIAGGLVMLFFAHDLGLKAAIFYVVMNALTTVFLLYFAWRLWRIGEYRTAIAVTLATAAAAAIAGMYDFYHIPGDDQHHTIFYILALTTWATQLTVYYFGYRALHESNQRTSAEVRKRAIAAQDLRK
- a CDS encoding SDR family oxidoreductase is translated as MAGLDLTGRTAIITGASRGIGLAAAQAIAAAGGNVVLTARRQESADAGADEVYGNAIGVAAHAVDEQAAQRCIDVTLERFGSVDILVNNAGTNPSYGPLIDQDHARFAKTFDVNLWAPILWTSLATRAWMSEHGGVVVNMASIGGMGFEANLGLYNASKAALIHLTKQLALELSPKVRVNAVAPGVARTKLAEALWKEQESQLNSATALARIGEPEDIGSAVAFLVSDAASWVTGETFVIDGGQRLGDAALFRASASVHA
- a CDS encoding phosphotransferase family protein: MPETQEVVGVDVDAVSHWLATLGIDFVPPLHFQRIGLGQSNLTYRAADAAGRAWVLRRPPLGDLLASAHDVMREAKIIAALTNTDVPVPRILGVTADSEFSDVPLVLMEFVDGMVVDTMDVAEALPQHKRRQIALSLPTTLAKIHAVDLTTVGLADLASHKSYAQRQLKRWAGQWDMSKTRELPELDDLTRRLAVAVPEQREISLVHGDFHLRNLVISWETGEVAAVLDWELSTLGDPLADMGSLLTYWPQPGETTGGDFAPSTLQGFPDRAEMARLYLEETGRDAAALQYWHALGLWKLAIIAEGVMRRAMEQPQNKAAAGTPTTAWIDTLVHKAHEIADAAGI